Part of the Bacillus andreraoultii genome is shown below.
ACCCCACTGTATTATACCCGGTATGCTAATAGTCATTTTAGAAAATCTGATATCTTCTTCTTTATTAAAGTTTACACCATTAAACATGAACTGGGCCTTATACCCAAATACTTCCTCGGTCCCAATCCTACTTTTGGTACTTATTCTAGAACAATTGACAAGGGTAATCTTAGCACCATTAATCGTAGAACCAGTAATAAAGGGAATTTCAAGAGGAAGTTCTAGGTAACTCATTATAGGCCCATTATTAGGTATACGGATATATAGTACTATGCCACCTTTATCTTCATTTAAATATAAGTCCCCTGTATATTTCTTTCCTGTATTGATAATCTTCCAAAAACCTGTTGCAGATAAATTTAATTTCATTATTTCACCTCCACAAAAGCGTTGGTAGCTATTTCTAGTGTATCTATAAATTTCAAATTATAGCAACTTAATAATTCTAGTTTTTGTGTTAAAACATTAAACTTTGAAATTTAAATGAATAATAGTTTATATTCTAAGGCCTTCTTAATATTGAATAATTAATAATAAAGGCTTTAAATATGTTGAACTTTGTTATAATTTCTAATATGGTGTTCTATAGAAAGGAGAGGTTTTATGACTATACTACTAGAAGAAAAAGTAACAAATCATGATACATATATAAAAGTAGAGAGAATTATACAACTTCTGGAAACTATTATTGTAAGTGATATTCCTTCAGAACAAGTGTCAAAGTTAGAGCGATTAAGTGAAACAATAAATATTTTAAAACAAGCTCTTGATAGAGCGGATCCATGGTTACTATCACAATTAACACTCCAAAATATGAATGGTCATATTACAAATATTATAAATGAATTAACTAACTACCATAACAACAAGAATGTTCAGCATTTAAATAATGCCCTCTCTCACCTTGAAAAAGTAATCCCATTTTTCCCTCAAGTAATGCTTACAAGGACTCCAGAAGACATAGAAGGTGTTAGAGAATCAGTAATCTCGTTTAGAAAGTCTATTGGTCAGCATTTAGCGAATGTAGAAAAACAGGCAAATGCAGCCGAAGAAGCATTCAAAAACAATAAAGAGAAGCTCGATGATTTAACATCTTCAATTGAATTTCAAAAAAGCAGGATTGATTCAGTGATTTCTGATTTTCAAGACCAATTTTTAAAAGGTCAGTCTGAAAGAAGCGAAAGAATTGAACAGCTTATTGAACAAACTAAAAGTGAATTCAACAATTTCATATCAATTAAAGGTACAACAATTGAGGAACAAATGAACAAGCAACAAGAAGAACATGATACACAATTAAATAAAAATGAAATAGAATTTGACGAGCAAATGGCAAATCAAGAAAAAAAATTTATAGAGGCATTTGAAAATATTAATAAAATGAACGAAGAAGCAGAAAAAATTGTTGGTATTATAAGCATGAAAGGACTCGCTAGTGGTTATCAGAAGATTGCTAATGATGAGGGTAGGAAAGCGTTTTGGTGGAATATGGGTTCAATAGCCTCCATTCTAGCTGTTATTGTATTTGGAGTATTTTTTATACTTCTTCATGAAGGAACAATGGATTGGACAACTTTAATTAGTAGAGTTGTTTTATCTGGGTTTGGATTAACTTTATTTACTTATTGTGCAAAGCAATCCAGTAATTACAGAAATGAAGAAAGACGAAATAGGAAAATTGAACTTGAATTGGCTTCGCTAGACCCCTATTTGAAGGATCTGGAAGAAAGTCAACAAAAAGAAGTAAAGCAGAGTCTTGTTAACAAATACTTTGGTGTAGACTTTCTCAATTCAAATAGTAAAGAGTCCCATATAAATGAAAATGGGTTTGATTTATTAATGAATAATCCTCAATTGTTACAGACTCTTGCAGAAAAGGTAAGTCAATTCAAACAGACAGAAAAACAGTAATTTTGGGAGTGAGATAAGTGGATTCGATCGTTTTAGATCTACAAAAAGAAGCAATGGACTCAGGTTCCAGTATTTCTAACTTACTGAGAAAATCATATGTAATTTCCAAGAAGCTAAAAATCAGAGACTTTGAAAAATGGGCAAGTCAGGAATTAAACGGATATATGAGTAATCTTGAAAACATTCCTGATTATCGAGAGGTTAGAGGAAGCCTTCAGTTCCTCAATCCCATATATGGTTGGCGACCAGTTATAATTGAAAATCCAGAACTAGCCGATATTGTTTCAACTAATAAAATTTCTCAACCTATAACTGAAATTGAATACTTGGTGGAAAGCAGTAATGACCATTTAGTCATCCAATTACCACAAAATATACAAAATCAACTTTCAAATTGGGCGGATGGAAGACCTACAAAGTTCCAAGTTAGTTTTGGGAAGAGTCAAGCTCAACAAATAATTGACAGTGTGAGAAATATAATTTTAGAGTGGTCAATACAACTTGAGGAGGATGGAATATTGGGTGAGGGTGTTAGCTTTTCAAAAGAGGAGAAGCGTGAAGCAGACAAGCAAAACTATACTGTCAACAACTTTTATGGCAATACCTCTGGAGTACAAATTCAGCAACATACACAACATTCAATACAAACACAAATAAATGAAATGGATTTGGAAAAGGTAAATGAATTTATTTCGATGCTACGGGGGAATTTAAGTCACATTACGCTTGAAAGAGAAGTAAAAGAGGCACTTGAGTTAGAAATAAGTAAAATATCAAATGAATTAATGACAAATAAACCCAAAACCCAAATTATTAAAGAGTCTATGAGAACTATAAAAAGTGTTCTTGAGGGGATAACTGGTAGTTTAATTGCTTCTGGTTTATTACATGAAATTAGTAAAATCACTGTGTAAGTAGAAATGGCAGTCGTATTTTGACTTCTGAATTCCTCTTAGTTTTTTTCATAGCCATGTCGACCACTTTTGCATATTTCTTAAAGGTTTATGATCGATCCCTTTAGAAAGTTTTTGCGTATTATAAATTCTTACTAAATATTTGCTTCTTTATAGGCTTATCAACACCGGTAAGCTAACTTTATATGAAAAACAGCATTGGTAAGTAAAATCCAATGCTGTTCTTTTGCCTCTTAAAACAACACGGAGAACCGTATCATAAATAGAGGCAAAAGTTTTTGAAGATAAGTGGGAAGGTGCTTGTCTATTAAGGTATTATTGAGTTATACAACGGAATGATACAAATGGTGAATGAACGTATATGTTTTTGACTTCTGTAAATTTTGAGGGTTAAAATTCAATATAACCTTCCAAATTCCACTTGTTAAGATTTTTTACGGTAATATTTAAATGTATCCTTTGAACGGGCCTCTGAGGTGAATGTTATGTATGAACCAGCAATAGAAGATTCATATCAAATCAGTCTTCAAAATATACGCTATTACTCGCAGTATATCTATTCAGGGATTGAAATTCTTCTCGTCATAAGAGGGGAAATAGAGGTGACGGAAAATCAACATTCTTATCATTTGTATGAAAATGATCTTCTGCTTATTAATGCCAATCATGTACATGCAATCAAAGGGAATGAAGACAATGTCGTTGTCATATTGCAAATACCCCTACAGTCAATTGAGCAACATTACCCAAAAATTCATGAATGTTATTTCGACTGCAATTCAGCAAAAAAGGATAGTGGGTTATATCTTCTATTAGATCAAATCCGTAAACTTTTAGCGGAAATTCTGATTGCTCATTATCAAAAGCAGGATGGAAGTGAACTTGAAATCAATAGTCTGATTTATAAATTAATCACACTATTGATCCGAAATTTTAAAACGACTTTTCTTGGACAGAAACAGAATGAAATGATTGGAATGAAGGATGAAAGAATAAGGGATATTCTTGCTTTTATCGAAAAAAATTACCGCAAGCAGATATCACTGGAGGAAATTGCCAAACAGCAATATTTATCCCTTTACTATTTATCTCGGTATTTCAAGCAGGAAGTTGGTGTTAGTTTTTCACAGTATGTAAAACAAGTTCGTTTGAAAGCTGCTGTTCATGAGCTTTTATATACTGACTATACGATTATTCAAGTTGCACTGAATAGTGGCTTTTCAAATGCGAAGGCGTTTAACAAGGCATTTAAAGAAACGTACCAGCAAACGCCTGCTGAGTATCGCAGTCTTCATAAAAAACAATCTGCTGATATCGAGGAAGTACATCATGTAAGTGACCAATATACATTGTTGACATCGCCTAATTTTTTAATAGAAATAAGTAAGTACATTTCGTCAAGTGGAAGAAATTCTACATCGATGGAACCAGCCGTTTCGGCGATTCATATTGACATTCCGCAAGAGCCTAATTTTGTTTTGGAAAAAGCCCACCGATTACTAGTAATTGGCCAGCTGGAATATGCTTTACATGAAGAAGTCCAAGCAGAATTGCAGCTTATTCAGGAACTACTTCAATTTGAATATGTCTATTTCACGAATCTATTTTCTCCCACTTTTACGATCACAAATCCGCAATTGCAAATAGGCGGAGATTTTTATCATATTAATGTGTTATTCAGTAGGTTTCAAAAACTCGGTTTAGTGCCCTTCATCCGTGTCGAGTTTGAAAAGGAAGTTGAAAGCAGCTCTAATTATGTTCAATTGTTAGCTGAATTTTTACAGCAAAGTGTTCATTATTTTGGCAGCGACTTTGTAGGAAAATGGCAGTTTGAATTAGCTTTTACAGAGTGGGGTGGTGTATCACGAGCCTTTTATCAAGATTTTTACCAAACTGTGAAAAAATGGACTTCTTCCGCTAAAGTTGGTCTTCATGTGCCATTTTCCTTAGAAACAGGAATCACAGCGCCTGTTAAGGATTTTTTAAAGCAATTCTCTAATCAATGCGAGTTGATCTGCTTTACTTGCAATCCGAATGAACAAGTGGATTTTACTGACATGAATAATAGTATATTTGAAGGTGTCAAAGACTTCCTAAAGAAATCCTGTATCGACTTGAGAGAAAAACTGCAATCAGTGGGGTTGTCAGACAGTCCTGTTTACTTGACAAACTGGAATACGCTCTATGGAAATACGGTAGATCTAAGTGGAAGATTCTTTCGTTCATCTCTTATTTTTAAAGATATGTTTGATATGATGAAGGAGATTTCCGGTTTGGGGTTTTGGATTGATACCCATTCATTAGAAAAAAATAATCAGAAGTATGAACATATTTCCATGAATGGGATTGCTCTGCTATATTATTATCAATTGAAACGCCCAGCTTTTTTTAACATTCAATTGATGGCAAAAATGAACCCTCAAATTTTAGCAGAAGGGGAGGGCTTTGTCCTGACCAAGGGAGATCAAGGGTATCAACTGGCTATTTATAACACCTCCTATGTCAATCCTTCTTACTCGGTTGAAAGCTTCTTTTTGGACTCTTTAACGAAGGAAAAAAGATTTGTAATTTCAGGGTTGCCCCGCGGGTCTTATCAAATTCGTAAGCATATTCTGGACCGAAATAACGGTGCATTTTACATGA
Proteins encoded:
- a CDS encoding helix-turn-helix domain-containing protein, with protein sequence MYEPAIEDSYQISLQNIRYYSQYIYSGIEILLVIRGEIEVTENQHSYHLYENDLLLINANHVHAIKGNEDNVVVILQIPLQSIEQHYPKIHECYFDCNSAKKDSGLYLLLDQIRKLLAEILIAHYQKQDGSELEINSLIYKLITLLIRNFKTTFLGQKQNEMIGMKDERIRDILAFIEKNYRKQISLEEIAKQQYLSLYYLSRYFKQEVGVSFSQYVKQVRLKAAVHELLYTDYTIIQVALNSGFSNAKAFNKAFKETYQQTPAEYRSLHKKQSADIEEVHHVSDQYTLLTSPNFLIEISKYISSSGRNSTSMEPAVSAIHIDIPQEPNFVLEKAHRLLVIGQLEYALHEEVQAELQLIQELLQFEYVYFTNLFSPTFTITNPQLQIGGDFYHINVLFSRFQKLGLVPFIRVEFEKEVESSSNYVQLLAEFLQQSVHYFGSDFVGKWQFELAFTEWGGVSRAFYQDFYQTVKKWTSSAKVGLHVPFSLETGITAPVKDFLKQFSNQCELICFTCNPNEQVDFTDMNNSIFEGVKDFLKKSCIDLREKLQSVGLSDSPVYLTNWNTLYGNTVDLSGRFFRSSLIFKDMFDMMKEISGLGFWIDTHSLEKNNQKYEHISMNGIALLYYYQLKRPAFFNIQLMAKMNPQILAEGEGFVLTKGDQGYQLAIYNTSYVNPSYSVESFFLDSLTKEKRFVISGLPRGSYQIRKHILDRNNGAFYMNLVNFQRGDINDRETITFLKQRTYPELQIYEEHIDSHLYLQSTLTLNAFHLFEIKPLG
- a CDS encoding AbiTii domain-containing protein, whose amino-acid sequence is MDSIVLDLQKEAMDSGSSISNLLRKSYVISKKLKIRDFEKWASQELNGYMSNLENIPDYREVRGSLQFLNPIYGWRPVIIENPELADIVSTNKISQPITEIEYLVESSNDHLVIQLPQNIQNQLSNWADGRPTKFQVSFGKSQAQQIIDSVRNIILEWSIQLEEDGILGEGVSFSKEEKREADKQNYTVNNFYGNTSGVQIQQHTQHSIQTQINEMDLEKVNEFISMLRGNLSHITLEREVKEALELEISKISNELMTNKPKTQIIKESMRTIKSVLEGITGSLIASGLLHEISKITV